The Mycolicibacterium boenickei genome has a segment encoding these proteins:
- a CDS encoding TetR/AcrR family transcriptional regulator yields the protein MSEKQEQARLAVSRHACALFWERGVAGTSGDDIAAAAGLSTRTIWRYFRAKESCVEPVLAKSADRFIDILNRWPHELSLAEHLAADGLTHPMAPQDVEDEISAMRIATMTPSEPALRTAYLMVHDRMEQGFIPVIADRLHLPVDDLTVRLCAAAVTGAFRVVDEDVSVAVIVEGKKVTQEQALALIDRAIRDATNGRLGGPVTS from the coding sequence ATGAGCGAGAAACAGGAACAGGCGCGTCTCGCCGTGTCACGACACGCCTGCGCATTGTTCTGGGAGCGTGGCGTCGCCGGCACCAGCGGTGACGACATCGCCGCGGCCGCAGGGCTTTCCACCCGCACGATCTGGCGTTACTTCCGCGCCAAGGAAAGCTGCGTCGAACCGGTGCTGGCCAAATCGGCGGACCGGTTCATCGACATTCTCAACCGCTGGCCGCATGAGCTGTCATTGGCCGAACACCTTGCCGCCGACGGCCTCACGCACCCGATGGCACCCCAAGACGTCGAGGACGAGATCAGCGCGATGCGGATCGCCACCATGACCCCGTCCGAACCGGCCCTGCGCACGGCCTACCTGATGGTGCACGACCGCATGGAGCAGGGCTTCATCCCGGTGATCGCCGACCGCCTGCATCTACCCGTCGACGACCTCACCGTGCGGCTCTGCGCGGCCGCCGTCACCGGGGCGTTCCGCGTCGTCGACGAAGACGTCAGCGTCGCGGTGATCGTCGAAGGCAAGAAAGTCACCCAAGAGCAGGCGCTCGCCCTGATCGACCGGGCGATCCGGGACGCCACCAACGGCCGACTCGGTGGACCCGTCACGTCCTGA